The following are encoded together in the Malaya genurostris strain Urasoe2022 chromosome 3, Malgen_1.1, whole genome shotgun sequence genome:
- the LOC131435802 gene encoding phospholipase ABHD3 has protein sequence MIADLYYYFTNLPRWHIFAIFFVGYLFYYLMQVVKRPILAISDGPYKQYLHKNIPILRMKFWPTFWCVESRAQTVFASIIRSNIIPDIEYRREVLTLKDGGVVALDWLESNCDSDSPLIIILPGLTGESQAEYIKCLVMAANRIGIRTVVFNNRGLGGLALKTPRLYCASNSEDLSEVVNHVKKLNPHVKIGATGISMGGLILGNYLANYNEESKSILTAAKIISVPWDVNKGSDSIEQPYLNSMLGRHLAGSLCRTVRKYDILRHEDFDWDMDQVLQSKTIKEFDSHFTSKHFGYKDVDSYYAQATLHNKLHKIKVPLLCLSAADDPFQPLDAIPIKAAAKSSHVAILITARGGHIGFLEGWWPANKDQYMGRLFSQFFSAALFDPNNEFYRTAQLMMEHNLQSSTSVPTTPISRSSRKKSIPF, from the exons ATGATCGCAGATTTGTACTATTATTTCACCAATTTGCCACGATGGCACATTTTCGCCATATTCTTCGTAGGATATCTGTTCTACTATCTAATGCAAGTAGTTAAG CGTCCAATTCTAGCGATCTCGGATGGACCGTACAAGCAATACCTTCACAAAAACATTCCGATACTGCGAATGAAGTTCTGGCCAACGTTCTGGTGTGTGGAAAGTCGAGCACAGACCGTATTTGCTAGTATCATTCGGTCGAATATTATACCAGACATAGAGTACCGCCGGGAGGTTCTAACGCTAAAAGATGGTGGTGTGGTAGCGTTAGATTGGCTGGAATCGAACTGTGATAGTGACTCGCCTTTGATTATCATTCTCCCGGGATTGACAG GCGAATCACAAGCTGAATACATTAAGTGCCTGGTAATGGCGGCCAATCGCATCGGAATAAGGACAGTCGTGTTCAACAATAGAGGTCTAGGAGGCCTTGCTCTTAAAACCCCAAGACTGTATTGTGCATCCAACAGTGAGGATCTTTCGGAGGTTGTAAATCATGTGAAAAAATTGAATCCACATGTAAAAATTGGAGCCACCGGAATTTCAATGGGTGGTTTGATTTTGGGAAATTATCTAGCCAACTACAACGAAGAATCCAAGTCAATTTTAACAGCAGCGAAAATTATCTCCGTACCATGGGACGTCAACAAAG GATCTGATAGTATTGAACAGCCATACCTCAACAGTATGCTGGGTCGACATCTAGCGGGAAGTTTGTGCCGCACGGTACGTAAATATGATATTCTCAGGCACGAGGATTTCGACTGGGACATGGATCAGGTTTTGCAG AGTAAAACCATCAAGGAATTTGATTCCCATTTCACTTCGAAGCACTTTGGCTACAAAGACGTCGACAGTTATTACGCACAAGCTACGTTGCACAACAAACTCCACAAAATCAAAGTGCCTTTGCTGTGTTTAAGCGCTGCTGACGATCCATTCCAGCCACTGGATGCGATCCCCATCAAGGCTGCTGCCAAGTCATCCCACGTGGCGATTTTAATTACGGCTCGTGGTGGCCATATCGGCTTCCTGGAAGGATGGTGGCCAGCCAACAAAGATCAGTACATGGGTCGACTGTTCAGCCAGTTCTTCTCGGCTGCGTTGTTTGACCCAAACAACGAGTTTTATCGCACAGCACAACTGATGATGGAGCACAATTTACAGTCGTCGACATCGGTACCTACGACACCGATTTCTCGATCGTCACGAAAGAAGTCAATTCCGTTCTAA
- the LOC131436000 gene encoding peroxisomal targeting signal 1 receptor, with the protein MSFKDLVEPECGGANSLMNLGRQVTRDVAYQDEGFAGGRSAYIGSDDDLVKEFMGQIAPAPQSFRMDVLLKEMRDIDRQNFHQRQIVPGPPVIEEVNRSDLNWEREFAIDSSIAAGSNHPGHRAESKLTSIWSNSQLDPIEGTISAGPSHILYTKDFFDLNEPKSEEEQQSIRQAAGELVDVTYRTDTEKLNYSEFLQFINNVGDGSIKINDGQVTGGNVWANEFDQLAAGPSKAATKEESNIAEDWAKAFEDDKKREQEATENYNKQFWERLQDEWRSISENDNQHPWLSDFSEFYDPFKEYKFDEENPMTNVENAFEKGKTFLVQGDIPSAVLCFEAAVKQDPENPEIWELLGFSQAENEKDPNAIAALNKALSFNQNNMPVLMALAVSYTNESMQNQALKMLVKWMKCNQKYEALVPPEMIQPQESFLASSLMGGPSLQDVQDLFIKAVQTSPNEIDADIQEALGVLFNLSSEYDKAVDCFRAAAQVRPDSAKIWNRLGASLANGNRSVEAVEAYQRALEIQPGFIRARYNVGIICINLKAYKEGAEHLLTALNHQASSIARAGINVSSPANQMSSAIWITLRMVMSLMGRQDLQQAIDNRDLEVLNREFPMSND; encoded by the exons ATGTCCTTTAAGGATCTTGTAGAACCAGAATGTGGTGGAGCGAATTCGTTGATGAACCTGGGCCGCCAGGTGACGCGGGATGTCGCTTATCAAGATGAAGGGTTCGCCGGAGGTCGTTCGGCCTATATAGGATCGGATGATGATCTGGTTAAAGAGTTCATGGGTCAAATTGCTCCGGCGCCACAATCGTTTCGTATGGATGTGCTGCTGAAGGAGATGAGGGATATCGACCGGCAAAATTTTCACCAGCGTCAGATTGTACCTGGACCTCCGGTAATCGAGGAAGTAAATCGGTCGGACTTGAATTGGGAGAGAGAATTCGCAATCGATTCGTCGATTGCAGCTGGATCTAACCATCCCGGTCATCGCGCGGAGAGTAAACTTACCAGT ATTTGGTCAAACTCTCAGTTAGATCCGATCGAGGGAACAATCAGTGCCGGACCAAGTCATATTTTATATACAAAGGATTTTTTCGACCTGAATGAACCGAAGAGTGAAGAGGAGCAACAGTCGATTCGTCAAGCGGCAGGAGAATTAGTTGATGTCACATACCGTACTGATACGGAGAAGCTGAATTATAGTGAG TTTCTACAGTTTATCAACAATGTAGGTGATGGCAGCATTAAGATCAACGACGGCCAGGTCACCGGGGGAAACGTCTGGGCGAATGAGTTCGATCAACTGGCAGCAGGACCGTCGAAAGCGGCGACCAAGGAAGAATCAAATATCGCCGAAGATTGGGCCAAGGCGTTCGAAGACGATAAGAAGCGGGAACAGGAAGCAACCGAAAATTACAACAAGCAATTTTGGGAACGCTTGCAGGACGAATGGCGTTCGATTTCGGAGAATGATAACCAGCATCCGTGGTTATCGGATTTCTCTGAGTTCTACGATCCATTCAAGGAGTACAAATTTGATGAGGAAAACCCTATGACTAACGTAGAGAACGCtttcgagaaaggcaaaacttttCTTGTTCAGGGTGATATCCCAAGTGCGGTTTTATGTTTCGAAGCAGCAGTTAAGCAGGATCCGGAGAATCCGGAAATCTGGGAGCTTCTGGGATTCAGTCAGGCAGAGAATGAAAAAGATCCAAACGCAATCGCTGCCTTGAACAAGGCACTATCATTCAATCAGAACAACATGCCGGTGTTGATGGCATTGGCGGTATCTTACACAAATGAAAGCATGCAAAACCAAGCATTGAAAATGTTGGTAAAATGGATGAAGTGCAACCAGAAATATGAAGCATTGGTACCACCTGAAATGATACAACCACAGGAATCATTTTTGGCTAGCTCATTGATGGGTGGACCGAGTCTGCAGGATGTCCAGGATTTGTTCATCAAAGCAGTACAAACGTCACCGAACGAGATTGATGCTGATATACAGGAAGCGTTGGGGGTACTCTTCAATTTGAGCTCGGAATACGATAAGGCAGTGGATTGCTTTCGTGCGGCTGCACAGGTTCGTCCGGACAGTGCGAAAATCTGGAATCGTTTGGGTGCCAGTTTGGCTAATGGAAATCGCTCCGTTGAGGCAGTAGAAGCCTATCAACGGGCATTGGAAATACAGCCCGGTTTTATCAGAGCACGCTACAACGTGGGAATAATCTGTATCAACTTGAAGGCTTACAAGGAAGGAGCAGAGCACCTGCTAACTGCGCTAAATCATCAAGCATCCTCAATTGCCAGGGCAGGAATAAATGTGTCCTCTCCTGCCAACCAGATGTCTAGTGCAATCTGGATTACATTGCGGATGGTCATGTCGCTGATGGGGCGTCAGGATTTACAGCAAGCGATTGATAACCGCGATTTGGAGGTGCTGAATCGCGAGTTCCCAATGAGTAATGATTAA